The Pseudanabaena galeata CCNP1313 genome includes a region encoding these proteins:
- a CDS encoding AAA family ATPase, giving the protein MKITVQNLGVIEHAELELGDLTLICGSNNTGKTYVTYAIFGFLTIWRNALQIEVSEEVVNQLLNIGVANISLLEYIAKHKSILAQASTAYSKDIFETFAANQDRFKDTQFKIELDIDADSVDIEYSDQIGSADSDLRFFSLTKNKGSFDVVVTLLTDKKDLQIPKEIIKRFIGDSIKSIILGKFLPRPFIASAERTGAAIFHKELNFARNRLLSELHQVEKETDRIELLFKEGYSDYAIPIKANVEFVRTLASIFKRKSQLSQENSDILDDFSNIIGGQYTVSKNDEIYYTPNSNKKLKLSMDESSSSVRSLLDIGFYLKHIAKKGDLLMIDEPELNLHPENQRRVARLIAKLVNYGIKIFVTTHSDYIVKELNTLIMLNSDKPHIKEIAVQEGYQLNELLNPSKIRAYIAKEDLIQLNGKSRRTRCQTLVLASIDPELGIEISSFDTEIDKMNRIQEAIVYGEEL; this is encoded by the coding sequence ATTTGGCTTTTTAACCATATGGAGAAATGCTTTACAAATAGAGGTTAGCGAAGAAGTGGTTAATCAACTTCTCAATATTGGAGTAGCGAACATTAGCCTATTAGAATATATTGCTAAACATAAATCTATCCTTGCTCAAGCATCCACAGCTTATTCCAAAGATATTTTTGAGACTTTCGCCGCAAATCAAGATCGCTTCAAGGATACACAATTTAAGATTGAACTAGATATTGATGCTGACTCAGTAGATATTGAATATAGCGATCAGATTGGTTCGGCTGACTCTGACCTAAGATTCTTTTCTCTTACTAAAAATAAAGGTAGCTTTGATGTAGTTGTTACATTATTAACCGATAAAAAAGATTTACAAATCCCAAAAGAAATCATCAAAAGATTTATTGGTGATTCCATTAAGAGTATTATTTTGGGCAAATTTCTTCCTCGCCCTTTTATTGCTAGTGCCGAGCGAACAGGTGCAGCTATTTTTCACAAAGAACTTAATTTCGCTAGAAATCGACTTCTATCAGAATTGCATCAAGTCGAGAAAGAAACAGATCGCATAGAGTTGTTATTTAAAGAAGGGTATAGCGATTATGCCATTCCTATTAAAGCCAATGTCGAATTTGTCAGAACTTTAGCATCAATCTTCAAACGAAAAAGTCAACTTAGTCAAGAAAATAGCGATATTTTAGATGATTTTTCAAATATTATTGGCGGTCAATATACAGTCAGTAAAAATGACGAAATCTACTACACTCCCAATAGCAATAAAAAACTCAAACTATCAATGGATGAAAGTTCTAGCTCTGTGCGATCGCTTTTAGATATTGGCTTTTATCTAAAACATATTGCCAAAAAAGGCGATTTGTTAATGATCGATGAACCAGAACTAAATCTACATCCTGAAAATCAAAGACGAGTGGCAAGGTTAATTGCTAAATTAGTCAATTACGGCATCAAAATATTTGTAACAACTCACAGCGACTATATCGTGAAAGAGTTAAATACATTGATTATGCTTAACTCAGATAAGCCCCACATCAAAGAAATTGCAGTACAAGAAGGTTACCAGTTAAATGAATTACTAAATCCATCTAAAATAAGAGCCTATATTGCAAAAGAAGACTTAATTCAGTTAAATGGAAAGTCAAGGCGTACTCGTTGCCAGACTCTAGTTCTTGCTAGTATCGATCCAGAGCTAGGAATCGAAATTTCTAGTTTTGACACTGAAATCGATAAAATGAACCGCATCCAAGAAGCCATTGTCTACGGAGAAGAACTCTGA